A genomic segment from Gracilinanus agilis isolate LMUSP501 chromosome 1, AgileGrace, whole genome shotgun sequence encodes:
- the LOC123256398 gene encoding lysosomal alpha-mannosidase-like, protein MITSLAPVQNFRMVSSSALGLLPSSHQASSLWLQLPPCAFGLWGAGSGQRPRLAWSPPHTPQDGQVQLTVLTDRSQGGSSLRDGSLELMVHRRLLVDDDRGVGEALLEPGDEPGTGLVVRGRHLVLLDTVEAAAAGHRLQAQREALAPQLVLASSGQDVPHSPGSPARTQFSGLRRELPPAVHLLTLALWGPSTVLLHLEHIFERGESRALNLSQPVTVDLQDLFSAFTISRLEETTLAADQLLSKASRLQWRTSTGGPARPQPAPFLDPSAVTLQPMEIRTFLASVTWSEARDG, encoded by the exons ATGATAACTTCCCTGGCCCCAGTGCAGAACTTCAGAATGGTTTCGTCCTCTGCTTTGGGCCTGCTCCCATCTTCCCATCAGGCCTCCAGCCTCTGGCTTCAGCTCCCTCCCTGTGCCTTTGGCCTCTGGGGAGCTGGAAGCGGGCAGCGGCCAAGGCTGGCTTGGAGCCCCCCTCACACCCCCCAGGACGGGCAGGTCCAGCTGACGGTGCTGACAGACCGGTCCCAAGGGGGGAGCAGCCTGAGGGATGGGTCCCTGGAGCTGATG GTTCACAGGCGACTGCTCGTGGATGATGACCGTGGTGTGGGGGAGGCCCTGCTGGAACCTGGGGACGAGCCCGGCACGGGGCTGGTGGTGAGGGGCAGACACCTGGTGCTCCTGGACACCGTGGAGGCAGCAGCGGCTGGGCATCGCCTCCAGGCTCAGAGGGAAGCTCTGGCCCCCCAGCTGGTGCTGGCCTCCTCGGGGCAGGACGTCCCCCACAGCCCAGGGAGCCCCGCACGCACACAG TTCTCCGGACTTCGCAGAGAGCTGCCCCCTGCTGTGCACCTGCTGACCCTGGCCCTGTGGGGCCCCAGCACGGTCCTGCTGCACCTGGAGCACATCTTTGAGCGCGGCGAGAGCAGAGCCCTCAACCTGTCCCAGCCCGTGACCGTGGACCTGCAG GATCTCTTCTCAGCCTTCACCATCAGCCGCCTGGAGGAGACCACTCTGGCCGCTGACCAGCTGCTCTCCAAGGCCAGCCGGCTCCAGTGGAGGACCAGCACGGGAG GCCCTGCCCGCCCCCAGCCAGCCCCCTTCCTGGACCCCTCGGCGGTCACTCTGCAGCCCATGGAAATCCGCACCTTCCTGGCCTCTGTCACCTGGAGCGAGGCAAGGGACGGATGA